From the Lolium rigidum isolate FL_2022 chromosome 2, APGP_CSIRO_Lrig_0.1, whole genome shotgun sequence genome, one window contains:
- the LOC124686960 gene encoding uncharacterized protein LOC124686960 codes for MEEEEVGHQSGISLLISGATRTRDAPPVLSPSSINICRAYHAACSKRDTQMVDLEEDVADEQDVDYEEEEEEDDEDEGEAEEDFADEEERDEDVDMGTFSEPERKFLSKVLKEYELKYIDGTVIAAECKHCARKFCAERKHGTSSLRKHLKRSEERKKALKVSGQHNASIMSPDGVSPRHWTFDQALTRRELIRMIVLHELAFSLVEYDGFRRFVSFLNPIFKLVCRKTTKNDCLKAFKEEACSLQAIFRHSKSKISLTSDVQSTSRV; via the exons ATGGAAGAGGAAGAAGTGGGTCACCAAAGTGGTATCTCGTTGTTGATATCTGGTGCAACAAGGACAAGGGATGCACCCCCGGTGCTTTCTCCTTCTTCGATAAACATTTGCAGAGCTTATCATG CGGCTTGTTCTAAACGTGATACACAAATGGTTGATTTAGAAGAAGATGTTGCCGATGAACAAGATGTTgactatgaagaagaggaagaggaagatgatgaggatgaaggaGAAGCAGAGGAAGATTTTGCCGATGAAGAGGAAAGAGATGAGGATGTTGACATGGGAACATTTTCTGAACCGGAAAGAAAATTTCTATCCAAAGTTTTGAAAGAATATGAGCTTAAGTATATCGATGGGACAGTGATAGCTGCTGAATGCAAACATTGTGCAAGGAAGTTTTGTGCTGAGCGTAAACATGGAACAAGTTCATTGCGCAAACACTTGAAGAGGAGCGAGGAAAGGAAGAAGGCTCTTAAAGTTTCCGGCCAGCATAATGCTTCCATCATGAGCCCTGACGGAGTTTCACCACGCCATTGGACCTTTGATCAGGCATTGACACGTAGAGAGCTTATAAGGATGATAGTGTTGCACGAATTGGCATTCTCATTGGTGGAATATGATGGCTTTCGAAGGTTTGTGTCTTTTTTAAATCCGATTTTCAAATTGGTCTGCAGAAAAACAACCAAAAATGACTGCCTGAAAGCATTCAAGGAAGAGGCCTGCAGCCTGCAGGCTATATTTAGACACTCCAAATCCAAAATATCTTTGACTTCGGACGTCCAATCTACCAGTAGGGTATAG